The following proteins come from a genomic window of Pseudochaenichthys georgianus chromosome 19, fPseGeo1.2, whole genome shotgun sequence:
- the LOC117465088 gene encoding mucin-19-like — MAAVWMLVCVLTVCLVRDLSANEISLKKAFAPLQSMESMLDQDAREVQLETNDVEADASGHQNPEQKPQSVNETTNVQNQVVTRDNGTEGGVQNRVVIRGNSTAGRDLNWVIIGGDSTTEDVQNRVVIRGNATAGGVQNLVIIKDKSKTGGVQNLIVISEPATAEAVQNRVVVRGVAKEGGVQKWVVIGVDSTTGDVQNRFVIWGEAMTGGVQQNLVPMDNGTTGGVQQENGTTGGVQQENGTTGGVQQENGTTGVVQQEKGTTGGVQQNNGTTGGVQQENCTMGVVQQNNGTTGVVQQNNGTTGGVQHEHKVLLDTHKVDDQMLNGTMSDEESSTGR, encoded by the exons ATGGCAGCTGTTTGGATGCTCGTCTGTGTGCTGACTGTTTGTCTGGTCAGAG ATCTGTCTGCCAATGAGATCTCCTTAAAGAAAGCCTTTGCACCTCTCCAGTCAATGGAGTCCATGTTGGACCAAGATGCTAGAGAAG TACAACTGGAAACCAATGATGTGGAAGCTGATGCGTCTGGTCACCAGAATCCTGAACAAAAGCCCCAGAGCGTCAACGAGACAACAAATGTCCAGAACCAGGTCGTAACGAGGGACAACGGCACGGAGGGGGGCGTCCAGAACCGGGTCGTCATTAGGGGAAATTCCACTGCGGGGCGTGACCTAAACTGGGTCATCATAGGAGGCGACTCCACAACTGAGGACGTCCAGAACCGGGTCGTCATTCGGGGAAACGCCACGGCGGGGGGCGTCCAGAACTTGGTCATCATTAAGGACAAATCCAAGACGGGGGGCGTCCAGAACCTGATCGTCATTAGCGAACCCGCCACAGCAGAGGCTGTCCAGAACCGGGTCGTCGTTAGGGGAGTGGCCAAGGAGGGGGGCGTCCAAAAATGGGTCGTCATTGGGGTAGACTCCACGACTGGGGACGTCCAGAACCGGTTTGTCATTTGGGGCGAAGCAATGACAGGGGGTGTCCAGCAGAACCTGGTTCCCATGGACAACGGCACGACGGGGGGCGTCCAGCAGGAAAACGGCACGACGGGGGGCGTCCAGCAGGAAAACGGCACGACGGGGGGCGTCCAGCAGGAAAACGGCACGACGGGGGTCGTCCAGCAGGAAAAAGGCACGACGGGGGGTGTCCAGCAGAACAACGGCACGACGGGGGGCGTCCAGCAGGAAAACTGCACGATGGGGGTTGTCCAGCAGAACAACGGCACGACGGGGGTTGTCCAGCAGAACAACGGCACGACGGGGGGTGTCCAGCATGAGCACAAAG TACTCCTGGATACCCATAAAGTAGACGACCAGATGTTGAACGGGACGATGAGCGACGAGGAAAGTTCAACGGGACGATGA
- the LOC139432839 gene encoding uncharacterized protein — protein MAAVWMLVCVLTVCLVRDLSANEISLKKAFAPLQSMESMLDQDAREVQLETNDVEADASGHQNPEQKPQSVNETTNVQNQVVTRDNGTEGGVQNRVVIRGNSTAGRDLNWVIIGGDSTTEDVQNRVVIRGNATAGGVQNLVIIKDKSKTGGVQNLIVISEPATAEAVQNRVVVRGVAKEGGVQKWVVIGVDSTTGDVQNRFVIWGEATTGGVQQNLVPMDNGTTGGVQQENGTTGGVQQENGTTGGVQQDNGTTGVVQQEKGTTGGVQQNNGTTGVVQQENCTTGVVQQNNGTTGVVQQNNGTTGGVQHEHKVLLDTHKVDDQMLNGTMSDEEKFNGTMSEEQLLNGTMSDEEKFNGTRKSQSSTGR, from the exons ATGGCAGCTGTTTGGATGCTCGTCTGTGTGCTGACTGTTTGTCTGGTCAGAG ATCTGTCTGCCAATGAGATCTCCTTAAAGAAAGCCTTTGCACCTCTCCAGTCAATGGAGTCCATGTTGGACCAAGATGCTAGAGAAG TACAACTGGAAACCAATGATGTGGAAGCTGATGCGTCTGGTCACCAGAATCCTGAACAAAAGCCCCAGAGCGTCAACGAGACAACAAATGTCCAGAACCAGGTCGTAACGAGGGACAACGGCACGGAGGGGGGCGTCCAGAACCGGGTCGTCATTAGGGGAAATTCCACTGCGGGGCGTGACCTAAACTGGGTCATCATAGGAGGCGACTCCACAACTGAGGACGTCCAGAACCGGGTCGTCATTCGGGGAAACGCCACGGCGGGGGGCGTCCAGAACTTGGTCATCATTAAGGACAAATCCAAGACGGGGGGCGTCCAGAACCTGATCGTCATTAGCGAACCCGCCACAGCAGAGGCTGTCCAGAACCGGGTCGTCGTTAGGGGAGTGGCCAAGGAGGGGGGCGTCCAAAAATGGGTCGTCATTGGGGTAGACTCCACGACTGGGGACGTCCAGAACCGGTTTGTCATTTGGGGCGAAGCAACGACAGGGGGTGTCCAGCAGAACCTGGTTCCCATGGACAACGGCACGACGGGGGGCGTCCAGCAGGAAAACGGCACGACGGGGGGCGTCCAGCAGGAAAACGGCACGACGGGGGGTGTCCAGCAGGACAACGGCACGACGGGGGTCGTCCAGCAGGAAAAAGGCACGACGGGGGGTGTCCAGCAGAACAACGGCACGACGGGGGTTGTCCAGCAGGAAAACTGCACGACGGGGGTTGTCCAGCAGAACAACGGCACGACGGGGGTTGTCCAGCAGAACAACGGCACGACGGGGGGTGTCCAGCATGAGCACAAAG TACTCCTGGATACCCATAAAGTAGACGACCAGATGTTGAACGGGACGATGAGCGACGAGGAAAAGTTCAACGGGACGATGAGCGAAGAGCAGTTGTTGAACGGGACGATGAGCGACGAGGAAAAGTTCAATGGGACGAGGAAAAGTCAAAGTTCAACGGGACGATGA